CATGTCGCCGCAGGGCGGCTGGTGGCTGCGATCACTTCTGGTCGCGGCAATTGCCGTTACTGTGATGCTGGCCTTTCTTCTGTCGCTGCCTTCCGCGCGAACAGGAGTACTCGCGCCGTTGCTTGAACGTGTGCGGACGGTTCTCGGCTCTATTCGCAGCGCTCTCGCGACTGTAAAACTCCGCGGCGCGGTGGTGTTGTTCGCCTTGTCGATGATCATCGTTGCGATGCGGGTAGTGATCCTAATGCTTCTGCTGACGGCGGTCGGGGCCCGAGTCTCGGGCGGACAGGCTCTTCTTGTGGTGTGCTGCACCAGCTTGATCACGCTTCTACCCATCAGCATCGCCGGAATCGGAGTGAGGGAAGGCACCATGGTCGCGCTGCTGCATCGCTTCAGCGTAGCTTTCGAAGATGCCTTTCTGATCGCCATCGTGTGGAGAGTCTTCATTCTCCTGCTCTCACTGGCCGGAGCCGCGACGCTCGCCGCCGGATCGAGACGGAAAGCGGCCGCCTCGATGCCTGCGACGGGCGAGTTCACGGGAAAGGAATAGGCGCAACGTGGCACCCGGCCTCAGAAACACGCTCTTCGCCCTGGGCCTGATCGCGCTGGCACTGCTGCTTTGGGCCGGAATCTATGAAAGCTGGTCCGCCAGCCACGATCTGGGATTCTCCTGGCGCGCGGTCCTGTTCGTCCTCTTGTTCTTGTCGGGCGTGCTGTCATGGGGCGTCGTTCCCGTCCTGGTTGCTCCCGCCGCACGGGAGGTGTGGAACGTTCCGGTCACCCTGTTGGTAGGAACCTCTTTGGTCGGCGTCTGGCTCCTGGCGCTCAGCTTTCTGTTGCCCATCACACCCCTGACCGCTCTTGTGGCGCTGTGTGCCGTCGGAGGGGCGCTGGTCTGGCTGTCGGCCCGCCGAGGAGCGTTTGGCCGGCTTCGAGCTGCGCACGGAGTCTCACCGGAGTGCCTCATCGCGGTGGTAGTGGGACTCCTCGCGGCCACCCTCTGGTCATGGGGACACCTTCAAGCCTTCGTGGAGACCGGAGGCGATGTTGCCTATGGGCCCTTTACCGACTCCCTCGGAAACGCCCGCATCGTCGCCCTCTTCGGAACCGACCAGCTGCCGCAGGTCCTCGGCCACCCCGATCTCGCCGGCGTCCCCCCCGGCTTCTACCACTACGGCACATACGCGGTGGCGGGTGCCTTCTCCGCGATCACCGAGTCTCCAGCGCTGACCGCCATCGACGCGTTCGCCATGCCGTGGGGTGTTCTCATGCTCGCCCTCGCGGCCTTCGCCCTGGGAGACTACTGGTGGGGTCCCCGTGGCGGCCTGGCAGCCTTGGCCGGCGCGGTTCTCCTGCCGGATGCGTCCTATTACGGTTTCAAGAACACCTTCCTCAGCTACCACTGGCTGATGCAAACGAGCCCGTCGCTGTCGTGGGGACTGGCGATCGGCGCGTGCTCGGTGCTCGTGGCCGACAGGGCCTGCCGCCGAGCGGATCTCCGCATGCTCTCCATTGCTGCGCTGCTCGCGCTCATCGCTCTCCTGTTCAAGGCGCAGCTGGCCGCTCTACTCGTCCCGTCCCTCCTGCTCTGGGTCGTGTTTTCGTTCTCCGGCCTGAGAACGCGCGTTCGCCTTGCCTGGTTGGGTATGGGGGCGGGAGCATTCGTGCTCCTAGCCGGAGCGGCGAGTCAACTGAGACGCGCTCCAAGGACCGGGCTCAGTCAAGACTGGGCCTTTGGCTACCTGAGCTTTCTCACCACCACGGTGGACGGCGAGGTCCGGCGCGAGTTGTGGCAACAGATTCTCGCTTCCGAGTGGCTCGTCCCGAGAATCGGCATGATTGTCGTCGCGTGTTTCGGCATTCTGCCGCTCATCTATCTGACGGCGCTGGTGGTGCAACGGCGCAGGAGAGAGCTCAAGCCGAGCGACCTCTTTCCGCTGACTCTCTTCTCGGGCTATCTACTGATCGTCTTCGGCCTGGCAGAGAACACCAATGGACCCGGCCGCTTCGAGCTTCATCATCGGCCTTTCGTCCTGGTCTACTTCTATGTAGCGGTCTGGTGTATCGGCTGGCTTGGCGTCCAGCTCACCGAACGGCGCTCTTCGCCCCGGAGCCGATACCTCCGAACCCTCGGGATGTATGCCGTCGTGCCCCTGCTCGCTTTCCCTCTTCTGCTCGGGGCACAGGTTCAAGGTCAGCGGCTGCCGTTCTCGAACTACTACATGTACACGCCCTTGCCGCGTGCCTTCCTGACCTGCGTGGACTACATCCGCTCGGCATCCAGTCGCACGGACGTCGTGCAGATCTCGACCACGGACCCCAAAGGCGTCTTCGGCGCCTTGAGCGAACGAACCGCATACTTGGCGAGGCCGAAGATCAAAGCGCGGCAGTTCGAGAGCGCCTCGGTGGCCAGTAGTCGCGCCAAGGATCTCGCGAATCTGGCAGCAACCCACGAGCTGGTCGCGTTTCAGGCTCAGATCGCGCGCCTTCCGATCCGATGGTTCATGCTGGTGCCGCGTCACCAGCCCGGATGGCCGCCCGAAGTGCTCGCCAACCCCACCCGCGAGTGCGACGGCTACCGGGTCTACGACTTCGATACGTGGCGCGCACCGTAGGTGCGCGCGCGCCTTCGAAAAGCTTCAGACCGGCTCTCGCCAGACGTTCGCTCTCACGTAGTCAACATAGCTGAGAACGATCCGCACGACTTTCGCCGAGACGCTGTCCGGCTTGTAGTCATCGACCACTCCGAATCGCCGCTCGGCGCGGGAATGGTGCGCGGTGACGATGTCGATGGCCTGGAGCACCCGTTCGCTTCCGAGTCCCGACATTACCAACGTCGCCTCGTCCATCCCCTCGGGACGTTCGTGCGCATCGCGCAGCGTCACCGCCGGCAGGTTCAGAATCGACGCCTCCTCGGTGAGCGAACCGCTGTCGCTCAGCACGCAGAACGCCTCCGTCTGAAGCTTGACGTAGTCCAGAAAACCGAGCGCCTTGAGGAACCGGATCTCCGGACGAGGGGTCATCCCCTCGAGTGACTCCAGCCGCTTGCGCGTGCGCGGGTGCGTCGAGAAGACGATCGGCTTGCCATACGCCTCGACGATGGCATTGAGTGTCTCGAGGAGACGTCGAAGCCGCGACGGCTCGTCGACGTTCTCTTCCCGATGTGCGCTCGCGATCAGAAAGCCGTCACGCTCGAGCTCGAGCTGCTTCAGGATGTCCGAGCCGTCGATCTTGTCGCGATAGTACGTGAGCACCTCGCTCATCGGCGAGCCGGTCTTGATGACGCGGTCGGGCGCGAGTCCCTCCGCCAGGAGATAGCGCCGGGCATGCTCGGTATAGGTCAAATTGACGTCGCTCAGATGATCGATCAGCCGGCGGTTGATCTCTTCCGGCACCCTCTCGTCGAACGAGCGATTCCCGGCTTCCATGTGGAAGATCGGGATCTTGCGACGCTTGGCAGAGTAGGCGGCCAGACAGCTGTTGGTGTCGCCCAGAACCAGCATCGCCTCGGGCTCCTCCGCCCCGAGCACCTGGTCGGAGGCCTCGATCACCCGCCCGACGGTCGCCGCCGCGGTCTCGCCCGCCGCTTCCAGAAACCGATCGGGCTTGCGAATCTCGAGCTGCTCGAAGAAGACGCCGTTGAGCTCGTAGTCGTAGTTCTGTCCCGTGTGAACGAGAACGTGATCCGTCCGGCGGTCGAGCTCGGCGATCACCCGCGAGAGCTTGATCAACTCCGGCCGCGTCCCGACAAACGTGGCTACCTTCAAGCGGCTGGTCATGACCTCGAATGCTCAATCGGCGCGCGCTTGCACGGCGCCATGGCCTAGCTCAGAACCTTCTCGCTTTCGACCGTGACCTGGTCCGGAAGTAGCCCGTGCCGATCGAGGAGCTCGACCGTGCCGTCGAGATCCAGAAGGTCGTCGTTGGAGCTGTACTCCCGCTCCAGTGCCAGATCGGGCTCCTCGTCTCCGCGCAGCTCCGGCAGCAGCGGCAAAATCACGTAGTAGTCGCCCCGACGCACGACGTGGTGACACTCCTCCTCCGAAACCAGCACCTCGGCTAGCTTCTCGCCCGGCCGAACGCCGATGAGCTTGGTCTCGATGCTCCGTGATCCGATCATCGCCCTGGCGATGTCGGTCACCCGGGCCGCCCTCACGATCGGTATGTAGGTCTCGCCCGACCGCGCCTCCCTAACCGCCTGAAACACGACGTTCACGGCGTCGTCGAGACTCAGAAGGAACCGGGTCATGTTCGGGCTGGTCAGGGTTACCGGGC
This bacterium DNA region includes the following protein-coding sequences:
- a CDS encoding flippase-like domain-containing protein — encoded protein: MKPERGEQPAHAGRSRILFAARLTVTLILVVLLVHRIDWDVLRDAGRDLSWRFVSLALASYVVNAVLDVTRLKTALVAYRLRAGKLWSLYLAGVFFGNLLPGQLGADLYRAAVLRPRGPGSIHAMSLVLLVRVYGVAALAVGAAAALLAEPTALTISMSPQGGWWLRSLLVAAIAVTVMLAFLLSLPSARTGVLAPLLERVRTVLGSIRSALATVKLRGAVVLFALSMIIVAMRVVILMLLLTAVGARVSGGQALLVVCCTSLITLLPISIAGIGVREGTMVALLHRFSVAFEDAFLIAIVWRVFILLLSLAGAATLAAGSRRKAAASMPATGEFTGKE
- the wecB gene encoding UDP-N-acetylglucosamine 2-epimerase (non-hydrolyzing); amino-acid sequence: MTSRLKVATFVGTRPELIKLSRVIAELDRRTDHVLVHTGQNYDYELNGVFFEQLEIRKPDRFLEAAGETAAATVGRVIEASDQVLGAEEPEAMLVLGDTNSCLAAYSAKRRKIPIFHMEAGNRSFDERVPEEINRRLIDHLSDVNLTYTEHARRYLLAEGLAPDRVIKTGSPMSEVLTYYRDKIDGSDILKQLELERDGFLIASAHREENVDEPSRLRRLLETLNAIVEAYGKPIVFSTHPRTRKRLESLEGMTPRPEIRFLKALGFLDYVKLQTEAFCVLSDSGSLTEEASILNLPAVTLRDAHERPEGMDEATLVMSGLGSERVLQAIDIVTAHHSRAERRFGVVDDYKPDSVSAKVVRIVLSYVDYVRANVWREPV